From the genome of Brassica oleracea var. oleracea cultivar TO1000 chromosome C4, BOL, whole genome shotgun sequence:
CGTCAGTTTGTCAAGTCTATTGGCATGAAGCTAGAAACCGTTGATTCTGTATGTTTTCTTATACTCCATTACATCATTCTCTAGTCCCACACAAGCCTAATTCTTATATTGATTACTTGATTCAGAGAAACGCTGCATCAACTTACAACATTCTGAATGAAGAAGGAAGGGTTGTTGCTGCTGCATTGCTTCCATATGGAGTTACATCTTAAAGAATTTTCTAGCAACTCGAGCTCGGTCTGTATAACTGTAGATGAATGTTTGAGACTTTATCTCTTGTGAAAATAAACCGAAACACATCGGATTTTTCTTGCTTCTCGAGGTTAATAACAGACGTTGTAACAAACATGAACCTTTTCATTGCATTTCTCACCTTTCTATATATCTCGGAGTTTGCTTATGTGATGACTTTTATGGCGCAATAGGTCTAACACAATAAAAGAAATGTCCACAACCTTTTTAAAATATAATTCATTCGTTTCAAAATAATTCACGTTTTCCAAAAAAATGTTTAAAAAAAAACAGTTTTATATTTTTAATATATTCTGTAAACTTTGAAAAAGTTAACTGCGTGTTAAATTTTTATTGATTAAAATTTGCGAAAGATAGTAAATCACAAAAATATATTATATTTATAATTAAATTTAATGTTTTACTAATGTGTGTAAACATTAACCATTTTGAAACAAAAGGAATAAATGATGTTAACATGGGATTCCGACAATACTAATATAAAGCACATTTCGGAATATTTAAAATTATTTTATTATATCAAGCCACAAAGTTACATATTTTCCACATAAAATCTATGTAAACGATCACAACCTATGACTTTTACTATGATACATAACAAAATAGAGAAAGATCAAGCAACGGCGGCCAAAACACCAACAAATGGAGCAACTGTGACGATCACAGGCTCACTTTGCTGAAAATTAGTCCTCGCATCTCCATAAGCATCGTTCTCGTCGGGTCCTCCCACGAGTGCTCCGGTTAGTACGTTAGGGTTTGGTGCAGGATTGTTATACCATTTGTTCATTCCGTCATTGCACGTCACGGCGGTGCTGTTCTGTTTGATCGACACTATAGAGGCTGCTCTATGGTGTGGACTCTTTGGATAGTTGGTTCCGAATCCAACCATGTAGCTCATGCTCGTCGGGTTTGATCCAAGTATGTAGTCTACCTATATAAACCAATATTATCGTGTGTAAATTGTTAGGCAATAAATATCGTTCGTGGTACTAGGCAATACCATAGTGTATAATACGTTTTAGCTACCTGAGTACGGGCGTGGTAAAGAAGATCAGCAGCTTGAAAAGTTCCACTGGGACAGTTGATGGGTGTGTTGGCGGCTTTAAGATACTTAGAATAAGCAGCGAGGACGAAGCTAGCGGTGGTGGTGTATTGGAGGTTGTTCCACGGCAAGAACCAAAGCAAACCACCCGGAGTCTTCTTAACGTTATTGGAGCCCATTTGAACACAGTTGCAAATGAAATACTCAGCCATATTCTTGAAATCTTGCAACTTATCGCCGGTCTCTCCTCCCCTTTCGAGTGCAAGCTGCATTTGCAATTAAAAAATTAAAGTTTTGTCTGTTTCTTGTCAGACAAATTAATGAAAATAGACATATAACCTACCTTGGCCATCAAGACTTGTGCACCCACGAACTTATCATCCCATGCAAAAATAGTCCTTTGACCTCCGGTGCCATATTCTTCATTTAAATAGTCGAGATAAGTCTGGTCATCAGTGGCACGGTGGAGCCAAGCCGCGGCCCAAAATAACTCATCTTGGTATCCGCTGCTCGCGTAGAAGCCACCTGCGTTAGGTATGGAGCTTTGGTAGACGCCAGGGTAAGCCTTGGCGAATTCAAATAAATCTTTTGCATGACCAATAAGTTTTTCGCTATAGGCTGCATCATATTGGGCAAAGGCTAGTGAAGCTGCAGCCATAGCTGCAGCTGTCTCGCCTGCTAGGTCAGCACCTGGATGCTGAACATCAATACGGTAAGAAGGACGCGGAGTTGTCATATCCTCTGGTCTCATCCAGCACGCATGGTCCGAGTAGCCGTCTCCCACTTGTCCGTAAAGAACATTGGGCTCTGGGTGGGCGTTGATGAGATAGTCAG
Proteins encoded in this window:
- the LOC106337673 gene encoding endoglucanase 12-like, producing MSQLRSGSSQCLWTSTLFIALLSMPMTHGANYGEALTKSLLYFEAQRSGKLPPNQRVNWRGDSALRDGSDAHVDLTGGYYDAGDNMKFGFSLAFTTTMLAWSSVEMESELKTYKEHENVLAAIKWATDYLINAHPEPNVLYGQVGDGYSDHACWMRPEDMTTPRPSYRIDVQHPGADLAGETAAAMAAASLAFAQYDAAYSEKLIGHAKDLFEFAKAYPGVYQSSIPNAGGFYASSGYQDELFWAAAWLHRATDDQTYLDYLNEEYGTGGQRTIFAWDDKFVGAQVLMAKLALERGGETGDKLQDFKNMAEYFICNCVQMGSNNVKKTPGGLLWFLPWNNLQYTTTASFVLAAYSKYLKAANTPINCPSGTFQAADLLYHARTQVDYILGSNPTSMSYMVGFGTNYPKSPHHRAASIVSIKQNSTAVTCNDGMNKWYNNPAPNPNVLTGALVGGPDENDAYGDARTNFQQSEPVIVTVAPFVGVLAAVA